The following are encoded in a window of Phaseolus vulgaris cultivar G19833 chromosome 3, P. vulgaris v2.0, whole genome shotgun sequence genomic DNA:
- the LOC137806753 gene encoding rho GDP-dissociation inhibitor 1-like, which produces MSLAIGVVSNGKSMGFDEKGKEGAADVPETQHAGKTAHGEESGDERGTSLSRHMSEGSIAVTEDEEEDVERRIDLGPQCTLKEQLEKDKDDESLRRWKEQLLGSVDINSVGESLEPEVKILSLAIKAAGREDIVLPIPESGNPEGLWFTLKEGSRYSLMFTFQVSHNIVSGLKYTNNVWKTGLKVDSTKEMIGTFSPQAEPYTHEMPEETTPSGLFARGTYSARSKFVDDDNKLYLEINYTFDIRKEWL; this is translated from the exons ATGTCTTTGGCCATTGGGGTGGTTTCCAACGGCAAAAGCATGGGTTTTGATGAGAAAGGCAAGGAGGGTGCAGCAGACGTTCCTGAAACGCAGCACGCCGGAAAAACGGCTCATGGGGAGGAAAGTGGCGATGAACGAGGGACGAGTCTCAGTAGACACATGAGTGAAGGTTCCATTGCTGTCACCGAGGATGAAGAAGAGGATGTCGAGAGGAGGATTGACTTGGGTCCCCAGTGCACTTTGAAAGAGCAACTCGAAAAGGATAAG GACGATGAGAGCTTGAGGAGGTGGAAGGAACAGCTTCTTGGAAGCGTTGACATTAACTCTGTTGGTG AATCTCTGGAGCCAGAAGTGAAGATCCTGAGCCTTGCAATCAAGGCAGCTGGTAGAGAAGACATTGTTCTTCCCATACCAGAGTCAGGAAATCCCGAGGGTTTATGGTTTACTCTGAAAGAAGGAAGCCGTTACAGTCTGATGTTCACTTTCCAGGTCAGCCATAATATTGTTTCAGGTCTCAAATACACAAACAATGTATGGAAAACCGGCCTCAAGG TTGACAGCACTAAAGAGATGATTGGAACATTCAGCCCTCAAGCAGAACCTTACACACATGAGATGCCTGAAGAGACAACCCCATCAGGGCTCTTTGCTAGAGGAACATATTCAGCTAGATCCAAG TTTGTTGATGACGATAACAAGTTGTATTTGGAGATCAACTACACTTTTGATATTAGGAAGGAGTGGCTTTAG
- the LOC137839165 gene encoding uncharacterized protein: MRHNFVVELKDLITVPNIADRLRAPAKTDKVLGSHKDAWCEFHQAFGHHINNCLALGHQLDELVKNGFLKDYLAGSSMAAALEVPEEDQAHEMSIHGEVHNISGGFLGGGCTASQRKRYVRSVNSVTEEGMDDPWETDLVFTKADLRDIVPHDNDLVVISVVTAGRRVHRVLVDKGSSADVMF, translated from the coding sequence ATGAGGCATaattttgtggtggagttgaaaGACTTGATCaccgtgcccaacatagcagaCAGGCTGAGGGCACCAGCGAAGACTGACAAAGTACTAGGATCTCACAAggacgcatggtgcgagttccatcAAGCGTTCGGGCATCACATCAACAACTGCTTAGCACTGGGCCATCAGTTGGATGAGTTGGTGAAAAATGGGTTTCTGAAGGACTATCTGGCTGGGTCTTCTATGGCCGCGGCCCTGGAAGTACCAGAAGAGGATCAGGCACACGAGATGTCGATCCATGGGGAAGTGCACAACATTTCTGGTGGCTTCTTAGGAGGAGGATGTACTGCCTCTCAGCGCAAGAGGTACGTGCGATCAGTGAACTCAGTAACTGAAGAAGGAATGGATGACCCGTGGGAAACAGACCTTGTGTTTACAAAGGCTGACCTACGCGATATCGTCCCCCATGATAATGACCTTGTGGTCATTTCGGTCGTCACAGCTGGGAGAAGGGTACACCGAGTCCTCGTGGACAAGGGCAGCTccgcagacgtcatgttctag
- the LOC137806754 gene encoding uncharacterized protein, with translation MAEILNLGAPPSLSTRKHSCRSHSHFIKHESISQSWSSLQHSLKCKGRFLCLFSDNRKEEQARKALEGALSGKKNEFDKWDKEIKRREELGGGGDSGGGGWFGWGRRFGWSNDDNFWQEAKQAGLTILALFLVYLLVAKGDLFLAIILNPLLYALRGVRNGFSFITSKVLKNTSTSNQADFDGLSKKKSYQQTSAKEKVVRKWGSD, from the exons ATGGCAGAGATTCTAAACCTAGGAGCCCCCCCAAGCTTAAGTACGAGGAAACACTCATGCCGTTCGCATTCCCATTTCATTAAGCATGAGTCCATCAGCCAAAGCTGGTCTTCTTTGCAGCACAGCCTCAAGTGCAAAGGCAGATTCCTCTGTCTTTTCTCCGATAACAGAAAAGAG GAGCAAGCTAGAAAAGCATTGGAAGGTGCATTAAGTGGTAAGAAAAATGAATTTGACAAGTGGGATAAGGAAATTAAAAGAAGAGAAGAGCTGGGAGGTGGGGGTGATTCCGGTGGAGGTGGTTGGTTTGGGTGGGGTAGACGGTTTGGCTGGTCTAACGATGATAATTTTTGGCAAGAAGCAAAACAAGCTGGTCTTACTATACTTGCTCTCTTTCTAGTA TATCTCCTAGTTGCAAAAGGTGATTTGTTCCTTGCTATCATTCTCAATCCATTGCTATATGCACTTCGGGGAGTGAGAAATGGATTTAGTTTCATAACATCTAAAGTCTTGAAAAATACTTCTACCAGCAATCAGGCTGATTTTGATGGACTTTCAAAGAAGAAATCTTATCAGCAAACTTCTGCCAAGGAGAAAGTTGTGAGAAAATGGGGTAGTGACTAA